One genomic window of Motacilla alba alba isolate MOTALB_02 chromosome 3, Motacilla_alba_V1.0_pri, whole genome shotgun sequence includes the following:
- the MSGN1 gene encoding mesogenin-1, which translates to MDKLHEALVNMEDALGSEHSACLSSWDWKSSAGPFELHPMSPPHSLSPTPSFESYSSSPCPAAAETPYSSGGSGLAGYGLVEFPPAYLPSPGQARLPKGTKVRMSAQRRRKASEREKLRMRTLADALHTLRNYLPPIYSQRGQPLTKIQTLKYTIKYISELTELLNSVKRA; encoded by the coding sequence ATGGACAAGCTGCACGAGGCATTGGTAAACATGGAAGACGCCCTGGGTTCGGAACACTCCGCCTGCTTGTCATCCTGGGACTGGAAAAGCTCCGCCGGGCCTTTCGAGCTGCACCCCATGTCGCCCCCGCACAGCTTGTCCCCGACGCCCTCCTTCGAATCCTACTCCTCGTCCCCGTGTCCGGCGGCGGCCGAGACCCCTTacagcagcggcggcagcggcctGGCGGGATACGGCCTGGTGGAGTTCCCCCCCGCCTacctgcccagccccgggcaggccCGGCTGCCCAAGGGCACCAAGGTGCGGATGTCGGCCCAGCGCCGGAGGAAGGCCAGCGAGAGGGAGAAGCTGCGCATGAGGACCTTGGCCGACGCGCTCCACACGCTGCGCAATTACCTGCCCCCCATCTACAGCCAGCGGGGCCAGCCCCTCACCAAAATACAGACCCTGAAGTACACCATCAAGTACATCAGCGAACTGACCGAGCTCCTCAACAGCGTCAAGCGGGCGTAG